The proteins below come from a single Plantactinospora sp. KBS50 genomic window:
- the ald gene encoding alanine dehydrogenase, producing MKVGVPREVKNHEYRVAITPAGVNEFVRAGHQVCLETGAGAGSSITDAEFAAAGATILDTADEVWATADLVLKVKEPVAQEYHRMRPGQVLFTYLHLAASKECTDALLDRGVTGIAYETVELPDRSLPLLAPMSEVAGRLAPQVGAYHLQRPGGGRGVLMGGVSGVYAAKTVVIGAGVSGMNAAAIALGLQAEVLLLDKNVARLRQADAIYRGHLQTVASNAYEIERAVLDADLVIGAVLVPGAKAPTLISNELVSRMKPGSVLVDISIDQGGCFEDSRPTTHAEPVYPVHRSLFYCVANMPGAVPHTSTYALTNVTLPYALELANHGWREALRRDPALALGLNTHDGQVTYGPVAEAHGMTSAALADVLG from the coding sequence GTGAAGGTCGGAGTCCCGCGCGAGGTCAAGAACCACGAGTACCGCGTGGCGATCACCCCTGCGGGCGTCAACGAGTTCGTCCGCGCCGGACACCAGGTCTGCCTCGAAACCGGCGCCGGTGCCGGATCCTCCATCACCGACGCCGAGTTCGCGGCCGCCGGTGCGACCATCCTGGACACCGCCGACGAGGTGTGGGCGACCGCCGACCTGGTGCTGAAGGTCAAGGAGCCGGTGGCGCAGGAGTACCACCGGATGCGTCCCGGGCAGGTGCTCTTCACCTACCTGCACCTGGCCGCCTCCAAGGAGTGCACCGACGCGCTGCTGGACCGCGGCGTCACCGGCATCGCGTACGAGACCGTGGAACTGCCGGACCGCTCGCTGCCGCTGCTGGCCCCGATGTCCGAGGTCGCCGGCCGGCTCGCGCCGCAGGTCGGCGCGTACCACCTGCAACGGCCCGGCGGCGGCCGGGGCGTGCTGATGGGCGGCGTCTCCGGGGTGTACGCCGCCAAGACCGTGGTCATCGGCGCCGGGGTGTCCGGGATGAACGCCGCGGCCATCGCGCTCGGCCTCCAGGCCGAGGTGCTGCTGCTGGACAAGAACGTGGCCCGGCTGCGCCAGGCCGACGCGATCTACCGCGGCCACCTGCAGACCGTCGCGTCCAACGCGTACGAGATCGAGCGGGCCGTGCTGGACGCGGACCTGGTGATCGGCGCGGTGCTGGTGCCCGGAGCCAAGGCCCCGACGCTGATCTCCAACGAACTGGTGTCCCGGATGAAGCCGGGCAGCGTGCTGGTGGACATCTCCATCGACCAGGGCGGCTGCTTCGAGGACTCCCGGCCGACCACGCACGCCGAGCCTGTGTACCCGGTGCACCGGTCGCTGTTCTACTGCGTGGCGAACATGCCCGGCGCGGTCCCGCACACCAGCACCTACGCGCTGACCAACGTCACCCTGCCGTACGCGCTGGAACTGGCCAACCACGGCTGGCGGGAGGCGCTGCGCCGGGACCCGGCGCTGGCCCTCGGCCTGAACACGCACGACGGCCAGGTCACCTACGGCCCGGTCGCCGAGGCGCACGGCATGACCTCCGCCGCCCTGGCCGACGTGCTCGGCTGA
- a CDS encoding very short patch repair endonuclease produces the protein MTRSVPAGAAIHRRPAPLNEAVSSQMKRMRRASTKPELLIRKELHRRGLRYRVNHPGLPGRPDIAFTRIRLAIFVDGCFWHRCLEHGVMPKNNREWWEAKLNRNVERDREKDNALSGLGWRVRHFWEHEDPGSAADEIEQLWRHLRDGPVSGSTSPRPL, from the coding sequence ATGACGAGGAGCGTGCCCGCCGGCGCCGCCATCCACCGTCGGCCTGCTCCGCTCAACGAAGCCGTCTCCTCCCAGATGAAGCGGATGAGGCGAGCGTCCACCAAGCCCGAGCTGCTCATCCGCAAGGAGCTTCATCGGCGCGGTCTGCGATACCGGGTGAATCATCCGGGCCTGCCGGGGAGGCCGGACATCGCCTTCACGCGGATTCGTCTGGCGATCTTCGTCGACGGTTGTTTCTGGCATCGGTGTCTGGAGCACGGCGTGATGCCGAAGAACAACCGCGAATGGTGGGAGGCGAAGCTGAACCGGAACGTGGAGCGGGACCGGGAGAAGGACAATGCCCTGTCAGGGCTCGGGTGGCGCGTTCGACATTTCTGGGAGCATGAGGATCCGGGGAGCGCGGCGGACGAGATCGAGCAACTGTGGCGACACCTGCGCGACGGACCGGTCTCCGGTTCAACATCACCACGTCCATTGTGA
- a CDS encoding ParA family protein, protein MAGNDDRAEAWTSTLREQQSALDLGAELGPADPAAYTVRKPIPEPMPTDRHGPARIIAMANQKGGVGKTTTTINLGAALAEYGRKVLLVDFDPQGALSVGLGVNPHNLDLSVYNLLMQDDVTAEDVLIKTDVAGLHLLPANIDLSAAEIQLVNEVAREMALARVLKSIRKEYDYVLIDCQPSLGLLAINALTVAHGVLIPLECEFFSLRGVALLLDTIDKVRERLNFDLELEGILATMYDSRTTHCRQVLQRVVEAFGDKVYQTVITKTVKFPESTVAGAPITTLDPASSGARNYRQLAREVIAAQAER, encoded by the coding sequence ATGGCTGGCAACGATGATCGTGCCGAGGCGTGGACCTCGACACTCCGGGAGCAGCAGTCCGCACTCGACCTGGGCGCCGAGTTGGGACCCGCGGACCCGGCCGCCTACACGGTCCGCAAGCCGATCCCGGAGCCGATGCCCACCGACCGGCACGGACCGGCCCGGATCATCGCGATGGCCAACCAGAAGGGTGGCGTCGGCAAGACCACCACCACCATCAACCTCGGCGCCGCGCTGGCCGAGTACGGCCGCAAGGTGCTGCTTGTCGACTTCGACCCGCAGGGCGCGCTCTCGGTCGGCCTCGGGGTGAACCCGCACAACCTCGACCTGTCGGTCTACAACCTGCTGATGCAGGACGACGTCACCGCCGAGGACGTGCTGATCAAGACCGACGTGGCCGGCCTGCACCTGCTGCCGGCCAACATCGACCTGTCGGCCGCCGAGATCCAGCTGGTGAACGAGGTCGCCCGCGAGATGGCCCTCGCCCGGGTGCTCAAGTCGATCCGCAAGGAGTACGACTACGTACTCATCGACTGCCAGCCCTCCCTGGGTCTGCTCGCGATCAACGCGTTGACCGTCGCGCACGGCGTGCTGATCCCGCTGGAGTGCGAGTTCTTCAGCCTGCGCGGCGTGGCGCTGCTGCTGGACACCATCGACAAGGTGCGGGAACGGCTCAACTTCGACCTCGAACTCGAGGGCATCCTGGCCACCATGTACGACAGTCGGACCACGCACTGCCGGCAGGTGCTGCAACGGGTGGTCGAGGCGTTCGGCGACAAGGTCTACCAGACCGTGATCACCAAGACGGTCAAGTTCCCCGAGTCGACGGTCGCCGGTGCGCCCATCACCACCCTCGACCCGGCCTCCTCCGGCGCCCGTAACTACCGGCAACTGGCCCGCGAGGTGATCGCCGCGCAGGCCGAGCGGTAG
- a CDS encoding CTP synthase: MASARTIRHIFVTGGVASSLGKGLTASSLGNLLSARGLRVVMQKLDPYLNVDPGTMNPFQHGEVFVTDDGAETDLDVGHYERFLDRDLSGKANVTTGQIYSDVIAKERRGEYLGDTVQVIPHITNEIKSRILALGDPDEDGRTPDVVITEVGGTVGDIESLPFLEAIRQIRHDLGRDNCFYLHVSLVPYLAPSGELKTKPTQHSVAQLRNIGIQPDAIVCRSDREIPDKLKHKLSLYCDVDAEAVIACPDAPSIYDIPKVLHAEGLDAYAVRRLGLSFRDVDWTSWDDLLERVHRPRHTVRVALVGKYVDLPDAYLSVSEAIRAAGFGHRARVELRWVPSDDCVSPTRAAAALAGVDGIVIPGGFGVRGIEGKIGAARYARENGIPILGLCLGLQCMTIEVARHLAGLDGADSLEFDEQAVHPVIATMADQEDIVAGRGDLGGTMRLGAYPAVLTEGTIVADAYGRTEVSERHRHRYEVNNAYRDVLTKAGLRVSGTSPDGRLVEFVELERDLHPFFVATQAHPELKSRPTRPHPLFAAFVRAVVAYSEADQLPVELDPAGSPS, from the coding sequence TTGGCTTCAGCACGGACGATCCGGCACATCTTCGTCACCGGGGGCGTCGCCTCCTCCCTGGGCAAGGGCCTGACCGCCTCGAGCCTGGGCAACCTGCTGTCGGCGCGCGGGCTGCGGGTCGTCATGCAGAAGCTCGACCCCTACCTCAACGTCGATCCGGGCACGATGAACCCGTTCCAGCACGGCGAGGTGTTCGTCACCGACGACGGCGCCGAGACCGACCTCGACGTGGGACATTACGAGCGATTCCTGGATCGGGACCTTTCCGGCAAGGCGAACGTCACCACCGGGCAGATCTACTCGGACGTCATCGCCAAGGAGCGCCGCGGCGAGTACCTGGGCGACACCGTCCAGGTCATCCCGCACATCACCAACGAGATCAAGTCCCGGATCCTGGCCCTGGGCGATCCGGACGAGGACGGCCGGACACCGGACGTGGTGATCACCGAGGTCGGCGGCACCGTCGGCGACATCGAGTCGCTGCCGTTCCTGGAGGCGATCCGCCAGATCCGGCACGACCTCGGCCGGGACAACTGCTTCTACCTGCACGTCTCGCTGGTGCCCTACCTCGCCCCCTCGGGCGAGCTGAAGACCAAGCCCACCCAGCACTCGGTGGCGCAGCTGCGGAACATCGGCATCCAGCCCGACGCCATCGTCTGCCGGTCGGACCGGGAGATCCCGGACAAGCTCAAGCACAAGCTGTCGCTGTACTGCGACGTGGACGCCGAGGCCGTGATCGCCTGCCCGGACGCGCCGAGCATCTACGACATCCCCAAGGTGCTGCACGCCGAGGGCCTGGACGCGTACGCGGTGCGCCGGCTCGGCCTGTCCTTCCGGGACGTCGACTGGACCAGCTGGGACGACCTGCTGGAGCGGGTGCACCGGCCCCGGCACACCGTGCGGGTCGCGCTGGTCGGCAAGTACGTCGACCTGCCCGACGCGTACCTGTCGGTGAGCGAGGCGATCCGGGCCGCCGGCTTCGGCCACCGGGCCCGGGTGGAGCTGCGCTGGGTGCCGAGCGACGACTGCGTCAGCCCGACCCGGGCGGCGGCCGCGCTGGCCGGGGTGGACGGCATCGTGATCCCCGGCGGGTTCGGGGTCCGCGGGATCGAGGGCAAGATCGGCGCCGCCCGGTACGCGCGGGAGAACGGCATCCCGATCCTCGGCCTCTGCCTCGGGTTGCAGTGCATGACCATCGAGGTGGCGCGGCACCTGGCCGGCCTGGACGGCGCCGACTCGCTGGAGTTCGACGAGCAGGCCGTGCACCCGGTGATCGCCACCATGGCCGACCAGGAGGACATCGTGGCCGGCCGCGGCGACCTGGGCGGCACGATGCGGCTGGGGGCGTACCCGGCGGTGCTGACCGAGGGGACGATCGTGGCCGACGCGTACGGGCGGACCGAGGTCAGCGAGCGGCACCGGCACCGCTACGAGGTCAACAACGCCTACCGGGACGTGCTGACGAAGGCGGGCCTGCGGGTCAGCGGTACGTCGCCGGACGGCCGGCTGGTCGAGTTCGTCGAGCTGGAGCGCGACCTGCACCCGTTCTTCGTGGCCACCCAGGCGCATCCGGAGCTGAAGAGCCGCCCCACCCGGCCGCATCCGCTGTTCGCGGCCTTCGTCCGCGCCGTCGTGGCGTACTCCGAGGCCGACCAGCTTCCGGTGGAGCTGGACCCGGCCGGTTCGCCGTCGTGA
- a CDS encoding pseudouridine synthase: MWKRSTMSLDDTPGVERLQKVLAAAGVGSRRACEDLIFRRRVTVDGRVARLGDKVDPATAEIMVNGERVITDTRLVYLAFNKPRGVVSTMADEKGRAALADYLDRVDDRVYHVGRLDADSEGLLLLTNDGTLAHRLMHPSYGVSKTYLCEVAGPLARSAGRRLRAGVELSDGPVKVDSFRLVDAVGRTALVELSLHEGRKHIVRRLMEEIGHPVNRLVRTAIGPVRLGDLRPGRTRRLSNAEIAALFKAAED; this comes from the coding sequence ATGTGGAAGAGATCGACGATGTCCCTCGATGACACCCCCGGCGTCGAGCGCCTGCAAAAGGTGCTTGCCGCAGCCGGCGTCGGCTCCCGACGCGCCTGCGAGGACCTGATCTTCCGGCGGCGGGTCACCGTCGACGGCCGGGTGGCCCGGCTGGGCGACAAGGTCGACCCGGCCACCGCCGAGATCATGGTCAACGGCGAGCGGGTGATCACCGACACCCGGCTGGTGTACCTGGCGTTCAACAAGCCCCGCGGGGTCGTCTCGACGATGGCCGACGAGAAGGGCCGCGCGGCGCTGGCCGACTACCTCGACCGGGTGGACGACCGGGTGTACCACGTGGGGCGGCTCGACGCGGACAGCGAGGGACTGCTGCTGCTCACCAACGACGGCACCCTCGCGCACCGGCTCATGCACCCCTCGTACGGGGTGTCCAAGACGTACCTGTGCGAGGTGGCCGGGCCGCTGGCGCGCTCGGCCGGGCGGCGCCTGCGGGCCGGCGTGGAACTCTCCGACGGCCCGGTCAAGGTCGACTCGTTCCGGCTGGTCGACGCGGTCGGCCGGACCGCGCTTGTGGAACTGAGCCTGCACGAGGGCCGCAAGCACATCGTGCGGCGGCTGATGGAGGAGATCGGCCACCCGGTGAACCGGCTCGTGCGTACCGCGATCGGGCCGGTCCGGCTCGGTGATCTCCGTCCCGGACGGACCCGGCGGCTGAGCAACGCGGAGATCGCCGCGCTGTTCAAGGCAGCCGAGGACTGA
- a CDS encoding NUDIX hydrolase, with the protein MTAHRYEVRSRRDRFRGRVFSVVTDEVTMPGGGVADRDYVRHVGSVGVVALDERGQVVLIRQYRHPVGRIMWELPAGLVDVAGEDLAAAAGRELAEEADLLAGRLDTLVDLHTSPGFSDEAIRIFLARELSEVPPDRRHDRRDEEAELSVVRLPLERAVAMVLSGEITNAACVAGVLAAARARDADWAPLRPSDAPR; encoded by the coding sequence GTGACCGCGCACCGGTACGAGGTCCGGTCCCGGCGGGACCGGTTCCGGGGCCGGGTCTTCTCGGTGGTCACCGACGAGGTGACGATGCCCGGCGGCGGCGTCGCCGACCGGGACTACGTCCGGCACGTCGGGTCGGTCGGCGTGGTGGCGCTGGACGAGCGGGGGCAGGTGGTGCTGATCCGGCAGTACCGGCACCCGGTCGGCCGGATCATGTGGGAGCTGCCCGCCGGCCTGGTCGACGTGGCCGGTGAGGACCTGGCCGCCGCGGCCGGCCGGGAACTGGCCGAGGAGGCGGACCTGCTGGCCGGCCGGCTGGACACGCTTGTCGACCTGCACACCTCGCCGGGCTTCAGCGACGAGGCCATCCGGATCTTCCTGGCCCGCGAGCTGTCCGAGGTGCCGCCGGACCGCCGGCACGACCGCCGGGACGAGGAGGCGGAACTGTCGGTGGTCCGGCTGCCGCTGGAGCGCGCGGTGGCCATGGTGCTGAGCGGTGAGATCACCAACGCGGCCTGCGTGGCCGGAGTGCTGGCCGCGGCGCGGGCCCGGGACGCCGACTGGGCGCCGCTGCGCCCGAGCGATGCGCCGCGCTGA
- a CDS encoding ScpA family protein gives MTTSAEAAVPPGEQAAEAGFTVRLENFTGPFDLLLQLIGKHKLDVTEVALHRVTDEFIAYIRAMGDAWDLDEASEFLLVAATLLDLKAARLLPAADVEDEEDLALLEARDLLFARLLQYKAFKEAAAHLAGLERARRYPRAVTLEPRYAEALPELVLGIGPERLLKLAVRAMTPKPVPTVSIDHVHLVRVSVREHAALLRDRLRGLGSAGFQVLCADCESTLEVVARFLALLELYREGLVGFSQEQALGELTVLWTGPADGGVELDIDEYAGAPPAADGAREVTSPDGPAGLSGPADSAGSAGDAPAGGGEGTE, from the coding sequence GTGACCACGTCCGCCGAAGCCGCGGTCCCGCCCGGTGAGCAGGCCGCCGAGGCGGGCTTCACGGTACGGCTGGAAAACTTCACCGGCCCGTTCGACCTGCTGCTCCAGCTGATCGGCAAGCACAAGCTGGACGTGACCGAGGTCGCCCTGCACCGGGTCACCGACGAGTTCATCGCGTACATCCGGGCCATGGGCGACGCCTGGGACCTGGACGAGGCCAGCGAGTTCCTGCTGGTGGCCGCGACCCTGCTGGACCTCAAGGCCGCCCGGCTGCTACCGGCCGCCGACGTGGAGGACGAGGAGGACCTCGCCCTGCTGGAGGCGCGGGACCTGCTGTTCGCCCGGCTGTTGCAGTACAAGGCTTTCAAGGAGGCGGCCGCGCACCTGGCCGGCCTGGAACGCGCCCGGCGCTACCCGCGGGCGGTCACCCTCGAACCCCGGTACGCCGAGGCGCTGCCCGAACTGGTTCTCGGGATCGGCCCGGAACGGCTGTTGAAGCTGGCCGTCCGGGCGATGACCCCCAAGCCGGTGCCGACCGTCTCGATCGACCACGTCCACCTGGTCCGGGTCAGCGTCCGGGAACACGCGGCGCTGCTGCGGGACCGGCTGCGCGGCCTCGGCAGCGCCGGCTTCCAGGTACTCTGCGCCGACTGCGAATCGACGCTTGAGGTGGTGGCGCGGTTCCTGGCGCTGCTGGAGCTGTACCGGGAGGGGCTGGTCGGCTTCTCCCAGGAGCAGGCGCTGGGCGAGCTGACCGTGTTGTGGACCGGCCCGGCCGACGGCGGGGTCGAGCTGGACATCGACGAGTACGCGGGCGCCCCGCCGGCAGCCGACGGTGCCCGGGAGGTGACGTCCCCGGACGGTCCGGCCGGCCTGTCCGGTCCGGCCGATTCGGCCGGTTCGGCCGGGGACGCGCCGGCGGGCGGGGGAGAGGGGACCGAGTGA
- a CDS encoding ATP-binding protein, protein MSGKAWFDVAPSAARLTGSLRDIGYDFAAAVADIVDNSVAAGATRVEVMIEFAGSRSRVYIADDGHGMSPSALLEGFRLGTRRSYKPGDLGRYGLGLKTASLSQCRSVAVISRSNPAVVRTSARVLDLDVVEEWDQWVVVDPGADPDIVRAKQWLAEGTGTVVLWRHLDRVLPEKHPEGGGLGVGSRALPPRPQSTSASCSIASSRVSKIDLI, encoded by the coding sequence ATGTCTGGTAAGGCATGGTTCGATGTCGCGCCGTCGGCTGCGCGCCTGACCGGCTCGCTTCGCGACATCGGTTACGACTTCGCCGCTGCCGTGGCCGACATCGTCGACAACAGCGTGGCGGCTGGCGCGACCCGAGTGGAGGTGATGATCGAGTTCGCGGGCTCCAGATCCCGGGTCTACATCGCCGACGACGGCCACGGGATGTCCCCAAGTGCCCTGCTGGAAGGGTTTCGGCTGGGGACACGCCGCTCCTACAAGCCGGGCGATCTCGGTCGCTACGGACTGGGGCTGAAGACGGCCTCACTGTCCCAGTGCCGGTCAGTGGCGGTGATCTCCCGAAGCAATCCAGCGGTTGTCCGTACGTCCGCTCGGGTCCTAGACCTTGACGTGGTGGAGGAGTGGGATCAGTGGGTCGTGGTGGATCCCGGAGCGGATCCGGACATCGTCCGAGCCAAGCAGTGGTTGGCTGAGGGAACCGGGACGGTTGTTCTCTGGCGCCATCTCGATCGGGTGCTGCCAGAGAAGCACCCTGAGGGGGGTGGGCTCGGCGTCGGTTCGAGGGCCTTGCCGCCAAGACCGCAGAGCACCTCGGCATCGTGTTCCATCGCTTCATCGAGGGTATCCAAGATAGACCTCATCTGA
- the scpB gene encoding SMC-Scp complex subunit ScpB: MADPTLDPGPPVVAEPAPDPAELAPDPAELAPAPAELAPAPAELAPAPAELAPAPAELAPAPAEPAPDPAGPVADEPAMDDAELRSALEAILLVVDEPVADTVLAQVLDQPTARVAAMLGTISAGYTTAGHGFDLRRAAGGWRLYTRPEYARYVERFILDGQSVRLTQAALETLAVVAYKQPVTRSRISAIRGVNVDGTIRTLVSRGLVEECGVEPDSGAFLYRTTTMFLEKLGLDSADQLPPLAPFLPDDVEEIDDVPR, translated from the coding sequence ATCGCCGATCCGACCCTCGACCCCGGTCCGCCGGTGGTGGCCGAGCCGGCTCCGGACCCGGCCGAGCTGGCCCCGGACCCGGCCGAGCTGGCCCCGGCCCCGGCCGAGCTGGCCCCGGCCCCGGCCGAGCTGGCCCCGGCCCCGGCCGAGCTGGCCCCGGCCCCGGCCGAGCTGGCCCCGGCCCCGGCCGAGCCGGCCCCGGACCCCGCCGGGCCGGTGGCGGACGAGCCGGCGATGGACGACGCCGAGCTGCGCTCGGCGCTGGAGGCCATCCTGCTGGTGGTGGACGAGCCGGTCGCCGACACCGTGCTGGCCCAGGTACTCGACCAGCCGACCGCGCGGGTGGCGGCGATGCTGGGTACGATCTCGGCGGGCTACACCACGGCCGGGCACGGCTTCGACCTGCGCCGCGCGGCCGGGGGATGGCGGCTGTACACCCGGCCGGAATACGCCCGGTACGTCGAACGGTTCATCCTCGACGGGCAGTCCGTCCGGCTCACCCAGGCCGCGCTGGAAACCCTGGCCGTGGTTGCCTACAAGCAGCCGGTGACCCGCTCGCGGATCTCGGCGATCCGCGGCGTGAACGTCGACGGCACCATCCGTACGCTGGTGTCCCGGGGGTTGGTCGAGGAGTGCGGCGTGGAACCGGACAGCGGGGCGTTCCTGTACCGGACCACGACGATGTTTCTGGAGAAGCTTGGCCTGGACTCGGCCGACCAGCTGCCCCCGCTGGCGCCGTTCCTGCCCGACGATGTGGAAGAGATCGACGATGTCCCTCGATGA
- the cmk gene encoding (d)CMP kinase — protein sequence MAEKARTGRLVVAVDGPSGSGKSTVSRRLATALDASYLDTGAMYRAVTWAVLRCGIDPQDAGAVAKAAEEVELTIGVDPAAPHFAADDVPVDQEIRGPEVTAAVSAVSAVPEVRRLMVNRQREVIAAAERIVVEGRDIGAVVAPDADLKVYLTASAEARAQRRSAEYAADVVATAADLARRDRLDSTRTTSPLQQAPDAIVLDTTELGIDEVVHRLRELLDGPVAP from the coding sequence GTGGCGGAGAAGGCACGGACCGGGCGGCTGGTGGTGGCGGTCGACGGCCCGTCCGGCTCGGGAAAATCCACCGTTTCCCGGCGGCTGGCCACCGCGCTGGACGCCAGCTACCTGGACACCGGCGCCATGTACCGGGCGGTGACCTGGGCGGTGCTGCGCTGCGGGATCGACCCGCAGGACGCCGGCGCGGTGGCCAAGGCCGCCGAGGAGGTCGAGCTGACCATCGGGGTGGATCCGGCGGCGCCGCACTTCGCCGCCGACGACGTACCGGTGGATCAGGAGATCCGCGGACCGGAGGTGACCGCGGCGGTCTCGGCCGTGTCCGCCGTACCGGAGGTCCGCCGGCTGATGGTGAACCGGCAGCGTGAGGTGATCGCGGCGGCCGAGCGGATCGTCGTCGAGGGCCGGGACATCGGCGCGGTGGTCGCCCCCGACGCGGACCTCAAGGTGTACCTGACCGCCTCGGCCGAGGCCCGCGCCCAGCGGCGCAGCGCCGAGTACGCCGCCGACGTGGTCGCCACCGCCGCCGACCTGGCCCGGCGGGACCGGCTGGACTCCACCCGGACCACCTCGCCGTTGCAGCAGGCACCGGACGCGATCGTGCTGGACACCACCGAACTGGGCATCGACGAGGTCGTGCACCGGCTGCGGGAACTGCTCGACGGCCCGGTGGCACCGTGA
- a CDS encoding site-specific tyrosine recombinase XerD has product MPTGVPDGPDPAAGTAPEPSPALRRAVRGYLDHLTVERGLSANTLSSYRRDLARYLAGLAADGIGDLAAVGPADVAAHVARLRAGAPGQPPLSAASAARAASAVRGLHRFAAREGLAGADPSREVRPPVPPRRLPRALDVTEVLRLLEAAGPAAEPSVEPAANPGPAGSAAPAGPAASAGPAAGLASTGGPSAAAGLASAAGPLELRDRALLEFLYGTGARISEAVDAVVDDLDLAAGTALLHGKGGRTRLVPVGGYACAALTAYLVRARPALAAAGRGVPAVFLNARGGALSRQSAWTILRRAAVRAGLPVSGGRAVSPHTLRHSYATHLLDGGADVRVVQELLGHASVTTTQVYTLVTVERLREVYATAHPRARG; this is encoded by the coding sequence GTGCCGACCGGAGTGCCGGACGGACCGGATCCGGCGGCCGGAACGGCACCGGAGCCGTCGCCCGCGCTGCGCCGGGCCGTGCGCGGCTACCTCGACCACCTCACGGTCGAGCGCGGCCTGTCGGCCAACACGCTCTCGTCGTACCGCCGGGACCTGGCGCGCTACCTCGCCGGCCTCGCGGCCGACGGCATCGGCGACCTCGCCGCGGTCGGCCCCGCGGACGTCGCCGCGCACGTGGCGCGGCTGCGGGCCGGGGCGCCCGGTCAGCCGCCGCTCTCCGCGGCCTCGGCCGCCCGCGCGGCCAGCGCGGTCCGCGGCCTGCACCGGTTCGCCGCCCGGGAGGGGCTGGCCGGCGCCGACCCCAGCCGGGAGGTACGCCCACCCGTGCCGCCCCGGCGGCTGCCCCGGGCGCTGGACGTGACCGAGGTGCTGCGGCTGCTGGAGGCCGCCGGTCCCGCCGCCGAGCCGTCCGTCGAGCCAGCCGCCAACCCCGGTCCCGCCGGATCGGCGGCGCCGGCCGGACCGGCGGCGTCGGCCGGACCGGCGGCCGGGCTCGCTTCCACCGGCGGGCCGTCAGCCGCGGCCGGGCTCGCCTCCGCCGCCGGGCCGCTGGAACTGCGGGACCGGGCGCTGCTGGAATTCCTCTACGGCACGGGCGCCCGGATCTCCGAGGCGGTCGACGCGGTCGTCGACGACCTGGACCTGGCCGCCGGCACCGCGCTGCTGCACGGCAAGGGCGGCCGGACCCGGCTGGTGCCGGTCGGCGGGTACGCCTGCGCGGCGCTGACGGCGTACCTGGTCCGGGCCCGTCCGGCGCTGGCGGCCGCCGGTCGGGGCGTACCGGCGGTGTTCCTGAACGCCCGCGGCGGTGCGTTGTCGCGGCAGAGCGCCTGGACGATCCTGCGCCGCGCGGCGGTGCGGGCCGGACTGCCGGTCAGCGGCGGCCGGGCCGTCTCGCCGCACACCCTGCGCCACTCCTACGCCACGCACCTGCTGGACGGCGGTGCCGACGTGCGGGTGGTGCAGGAACTGCTCGGGCACGCCTCGGTGACCACCACCCAGGTCTACACGCTGGTCACGGTGGAGCGGCTGCGCGAGGTGTACGCCACCGCGCACCCGCGCGCCCGCGGCTGA
- a CDS encoding TM2 domain-containing protein — protein sequence MTDPYQQQPGYPQQPGYPQQAGYPQQAGYQHPMGVSDKSKVVAGILGILLGGFGAGRFYMGDTKTGVLQLVVSFCTCGLGYLWGFIDGILILVNGGVDGQGRPLAD from the coding sequence ATGACAGATCCGTACCAACAACAGCCCGGCTATCCGCAACAGCCCGGCTACCCGCAGCAGGCGGGCTATCCGCAGCAGGCGGGCTACCAGCACCCGATGGGTGTCTCGGACAAGAGCAAGGTCGTCGCCGGCATCCTCGGCATCCTGCTCGGCGGCTTCGGTGCTGGCCGGTTCTACATGGGCGACACCAAGACCGGTGTCCTTCAGCTCGTGGTGAGCTTTTGCACCTGCGGACTCGGCTACCTCTGGGGATTCATCGACGGGATCCTGATCCTCGTCAACGGCGGCGTCGACGGCCAGGGACGACCGCTGGCCGACTAG